One window of Elaeis guineensis isolate ETL-2024a chromosome 11, EG11, whole genome shotgun sequence genomic DNA carries:
- the LOC105053813 gene encoding 4-coumarate--CoA ligase 2, whose translation MAMISLASPDTQPQIPTQTHQPETPPPETTIFRSKFPDIPLSNHLSLHGYCFEKLSEFADAPCIISTDAAGKTYTFRETHLLSRRTAAGFSKLGIKHGDVIMVLLQNSPEFVFAFMGASMLGAVTTAANPFCTASEIYKQFKASGAKLVITQSVYVDKLRNENFPGIGDGLTVLTLDASPEGCTPFSDVLEADETAIPDITIDPEDPVALPYSSGTTGLPKGVILTHKSLISSVAQQVDGENPNLYLKTDDVVLCVLPLFHIFSLNSVLLCSLRAGAAVMIMPKFEITAMLEGIQRHRVSVAMVVPPLVLALAKNPVVEKYDLSSIRIVLSGAAPLGKELEEALRTRVPQAVFGQGYGMTEAGPVLSMCPAFAKEPIAAKTGSCGMVVRNADLKVIDPETGFSLGRNQPGEICIRGPQIMKGYLNDPDATSSTIDVEGWLHTGDIGYVDDDDEVFIVDRVKELIKFKGFQVPPAELEGLLVSHPSIADAAVIPQKDEAAGEVPVAFVVRAKDADLTEEAVKEFIAKQVVFYKRLHKIYFVHSIPKSPSGKILRKDLRAKLATS comes from the exons ATGGCCATGATCTCTCTTGCTTCCCCTGACACCCAACCCCAAATCCCCACCCAAACCCACCAACCTGAAACCCCGCCACCCGAAACCACCATATTTCGATCGAAGTTCCCCGACATCCCCCTCTCCAACCACCTCTCGCTCCACGGCTACTGCTTTGAAAAGCTGTCCGAATTCGCCGACGCCCCCTGTATCATCTCCACCGACGCCGCTGGCAAGACCTACACCTTCCGCGAGACCCACCTCCTCTCCCGTAGGACGGCCGCCGGTTTCTCCAAGCTCGGCATCAAGCACGGAGATGTCATCATGGTTCTCCTCCAAAACTCCCCTGAATTTGTCTTCGCCTTCATGGGCGCCTCCATGCTCGGGGCCGTGACCACCGCCGCGAACCCCTTCTGCACTGCCTCCGAGATCTACAAACAATTCAAGGCCTCGGGTGCCAAGCTCGTCATCACCCAATCCGTCTACGTCGACAAGCTCCGCAACGAGAATTTCCCCGGGATTGGTGACGGACTCACCGTCCTCACACTCGATGCCTCTCCAGAGGGATGCACACCATTCTCCGACGTGTTGGAGGCAGACGAGACGGCGATTCCCGATATCACCATCGATCCAGAGGACCCTGTTGCGCTCCCGTATTCCTCGGGGACGACAGGCTTGCCCAAAGGAGTGATCTTGACGCACAAGAGCCTGATATCGAGCGTCGCGCAGCAAGTCGACGGGGAGAACCCGAACCTCTACTTGAAGACCGACGACGTGGTGCTGTGCGTGCTTCCCCTGTTTCATATATTCTCCCTGAACTCTGTCTTGCTCTGTTCTTTGAGGGCAGGGGCGGCGGTGATGATAATGCCCAAGTTTGAGATCACGGCGATGCTGGAGGGGATTCAGAGGCACCGGGTGTCGGTGGCGATGGTGGTGCCGCCGCTGGTGCTGGCTTTGGCGAAGAATCCGGTGGTCGAGAAGTACGACCTCAGCTCGATAAGGATCGTGCTCTCCGGCGCGGCCCCACTGGGGAAGGAGCTGGAAGAGGCGCTCAGAACCAGAGTCCCTCAGGCGGTCTTTGGGCAG GGTTATGGAATGACTGAGGCTGGCCCGGTGCTATCAATGTGCCCTGCATTTGCTAAGGAGCCGATCGCAGCCAAAACAGGTTCATGCGGCATGGTCGTGAGGAATGCCGATCTCAAGGTCATTGATCCGGAGACTGGCTTCTCCCTCGGCCGGAATCAGCCCGGCGAGATATGCATCCGTGGACCTCAGATCATGAAAG GTTATCTTAATGATCCTGATGCCACATCATCGACAATAGACGTGGAAGGCTGGCTACACACCGGGGACATTGGTTAtgtggatgatgatgatgaggtcTTCATAGTGGATCGAGTGAAGGAGCTCATCAAGTTCAAGGGTTTTCAG GTTCCACCAGCTGAGCTTGAGGGCCTCCTTGTCAGCCACCCCTCCATTGCTGATGCTGCTGTGATCCC GCAAAAGGATGAAGCTGCCGGTGAAGTTCCGGTTGCTTTCGTTGTACGAGCTAAAGATGCAGACCTCACTGAGGAAGCTGTGAAAGAGTTCATAGCCAAACAG GTCGTGTTTTATAAGAGATTACACAAAATTTACTTCGTCCACTCCATTCCAAAATCCCCCTCTGGAAAGATATTGAGGAAGGATTTGAGGGCCAAACTAGCCACTTCTTAA